A portion of the Corynebacterium rouxii genome contains these proteins:
- a CDS encoding aldose epimerase family protein — protein sequence MSTVVDMPETRGHLVSAITTASDPGEILYLSSRADFSEGGSIRGGVPIIAPWFGKNLGHDELQHGWARRVEWETIPTNGGIDARTSHDDWDLRLGTQVLPHGFAMMLKARNASPLRRDFQSAFHPYFRVADVRTTTVTVGDHEFRFDGTAVDQAVPLPEWTPLVIKDSQRTITVTYQGADHAVVWNPGSELAAQMTDVGEGEWTEFVCVEPALLGDQAQGISVPPWDWVEIGMTVKVTPAQQS from the coding sequence ATGAGCACCGTTGTAGATATGCCTGAGACTCGCGGACATTTGGTATCTGCGATCACTACCGCCAGCGATCCTGGCGAGATTCTTTACTTATCCAGTCGCGCGGATTTTTCCGAGGGTGGTTCGATCCGTGGCGGTGTCCCGATCATCGCACCGTGGTTTGGAAAGAACTTGGGGCACGATGAGTTGCAGCATGGTTGGGCGCGCCGGGTGGAGTGGGAGACGATCCCTACTAATGGCGGTATCGACGCCCGCACGAGCCACGATGATTGGGATCTGCGCCTTGGCACGCAGGTACTTCCTCATGGTTTTGCCATGATGTTAAAGGCCCGCAACGCTTCCCCACTGCGTCGTGATTTTCAATCCGCGTTCCACCCGTATTTCCGCGTTGCTGATGTGCGCACCACCACCGTAACGGTGGGCGATCACGAGTTTCGTTTCGACGGCACCGCCGTCGACCAAGCAGTTCCTCTGCCGGAATGGACGCCACTGGTTATCAAAGATTCCCAGCGCACTATTACCGTCACCTACCAGGGTGCCGATCATGCTGTGGTGTGGAATCCTGGCAGCGAGCTTGCCGCACAGATGACAGATGTGGGCGAAGGCGAATGGACCGAGTTCGTCTGTGTAGAACCAGCATTGTTGGGTGACCAAGCCCAAGGTATTTCCGTTCCCCCATGGGATTGGGTAGAGATCGGCATGACAGTGAAGGTCACACCGGCTCAGCAATCATAG
- a CDS encoding alkaline phosphatase family protein, whose protein sequence is MNIAVVSGRIAPERTLPGLNFSRAYAPSTDFRSARLGLLTGQYPQRQPATRFSSLIGTVAEDFSPADVHIIERAEITPELITQAHDSGAATFFVGHPTIDDHRVRMSLLWPGVTDTNLPHDTIDGVVTCNELVSTLDIAPTLAAIAGYDVRPNAQLSFDGMNLTPVIRYGATGHGGLFFDDGTVITPTEVRRQANDPEWSMWHQFMAMGPLQ, encoded by the coding sequence ATGAACATCGCTGTCGTATCCGGTCGAATCGCCCCCGAGCGCACCCTGCCGGGCCTGAACTTTTCCCGCGCATACGCGCCCAGCACTGATTTCCGTTCCGCCCGCCTCGGACTCCTCACAGGCCAGTATCCCCAACGCCAGCCGGCCACACGCTTCTCCTCCCTCATCGGCACCGTAGCAGAAGACTTCAGCCCCGCCGACGTCCACATCATCGAGCGCGCCGAGATCACCCCAGAGCTGATCACCCAAGCCCACGACAGCGGCGCGGCCACCTTCTTCGTTGGACACCCAACTATCGACGACCACCGCGTACGCATGTCCCTGCTATGGCCAGGGGTCACCGACACCAACCTGCCGCACGACACTATCGACGGCGTTGTCACCTGCAACGAACTCGTCTCCACCCTCGACATCGCACCCACCCTCGCAGCCATCGCAGGTTACGACGTTCGCCCCAACGCACAGCTCTCCTTCGACGGCATGAACTTAACCCCCGTGATCCGCTACGGAGCAACGGGCCACGGGGGCTTATTCTTCGACGATGGAACGGTGATCACGCCCACCGAGGTGCGTCGACAAGCAAACGATCCCGAGTGGTCCATGTGGCATCAATTCATGGCCATGGGACCACTACAATAA
- a CDS encoding DUF1846 domain-containing protein, translating into MVNTIGFDREKYIEMQSQHIRERREALGGKLYLEMGGKLFDDMHASRVLPGFTPDNKIAMLDRIKEEVEILVCINAKDLERHKIRADLGISYEEDVLRLVDVFRDRGFLVEHVVLTQLENDNRLALAFIERLQRLGIKVSRHRVIPGYPTDMDRIVSDEGFGLNEYAETTRDLVVVTAPGPGSGKLATCLSQVYHEHKRGVAAGYAKFETFPIWNLPLEHPVNLAYEAATVDLNDANVIDHFHLAAYGEQTVNYNRDVEAFPLLKTLLERLMGESPYQSPTDMGVNMAGKCISDDAVCRHASEQEIIRRYFKALVEEARTGKDSTQSDRAAVVMAKAGIKALQRVVVEPARQVEERTSLPGCAIELADGSIITGATSDLLGCSSSMLLNALKHLAGIDDAIHLLSPESIEPIQTLKTVHLGSSNPRLHTDEVLIALSVSAATDSNAQKALDQLKNLRGCDVHTTTILGSVDEGIFRNLGVLVTSDPKFQKNKLYQKR; encoded by the coding sequence ATGGTGAATACGATCGGTTTCGACCGCGAGAAGTACATTGAAATGCAGTCCCAGCACATTCGGGAACGCAGAGAAGCTTTGGGTGGGAAGCTCTACCTCGAAATGGGCGGCAAGCTCTTCGACGATATGCATGCATCTCGCGTATTGCCTGGTTTTACTCCAGACAACAAGATTGCGATGTTGGATCGCATCAAGGAAGAAGTAGAAATTCTTGTCTGCATCAACGCTAAGGATCTGGAACGTCACAAGATTCGTGCCGATCTAGGCATCTCCTACGAAGAAGATGTGTTGCGCCTTGTCGACGTCTTCCGCGACCGCGGTTTCCTCGTCGAGCACGTGGTGCTCACCCAACTGGAAAATGACAACCGACTGGCGCTCGCTTTTATCGAGCGCCTTCAACGTTTGGGCATCAAGGTATCACGCCACCGTGTGATTCCTGGCTACCCCACCGACATGGATCGCATTGTGTCGGATGAGGGCTTTGGCCTGAATGAGTATGCGGAAACCACCCGTGATTTGGTGGTTGTCACCGCGCCGGGCCCTGGTTCTGGCAAGTTGGCTACGTGTTTGTCGCAGGTGTACCACGAGCATAAGCGTGGTGTTGCTGCGGGGTATGCAAAGTTTGAGACGTTCCCTATTTGGAATTTGCCGCTGGAGCACCCTGTGAACTTGGCGTATGAGGCTGCCACGGTGGACCTCAATGACGCGAATGTGATCGATCATTTCCACTTGGCTGCTTATGGTGAGCAGACGGTGAACTACAACCGCGATGTGGAGGCATTCCCACTGCTCAAGACGCTTTTAGAGCGCTTGATGGGTGAGTCTCCGTACCAGTCCCCTACGGACATGGGTGTGAACATGGCGGGTAAGTGCATTTCCGATGATGCTGTGTGCCGTCATGCGTCGGAGCAGGAGATTATTCGCCGGTACTTCAAAGCATTGGTGGAAGAGGCTCGCACGGGTAAGGACTCCACACAGTCGGATCGTGCGGCTGTGGTGATGGCTAAGGCTGGGATCAAGGCGCTACAGCGCGTTGTGGTGGAGCCGGCACGTCAGGTTGAGGAGCGTACGTCGCTTCCTGGTTGTGCGATTGAGCTTGCCGACGGTTCCATCATTACGGGTGCTACCTCGGATTTGTTGGGTTGTTCTTCGTCTATGTTGCTGAATGCGTTGAAGCATTTGGCGGGTATCGACGATGCCATTCACTTGTTGTCACCAGAGTCGATTGAGCCGATTCAGACGCTGAAGACGGTGCATTTGGGTAGCTCGAACCCTCGGTTGCACACCGATGAGGTTTTGATTGCGTTGTCGGTGTCGGCGGCTACGGATAGCAATGCGCAAAAGGCGTTGGATCAGTTGAAGAACCTGCGCGGTTGCGACGTTCACACCACCACCATTTTGGGTTCGGTGGATGAGGGGATCTTCCGCAACCTTGGCGTGCTAGTGACTTCTGATCCGAAGTTCCAGAAGAACAAGCTGTACCAGAAGCGCTAG